In the genome of Acidovorax sp. 69, the window TTGTAGTCTGCCGATATACCGTCCTTGGCAGCCTTGTACTCAGGCTGTGTCATGGCGATGGCAGAGGTGGCCAGCAGGCCAGCAGCGACAGAGGCGATGAAGGTGCGTGCAAATTTCATGGGTTTCTCCTCGGGGAAATTGGGGTTGTGAACAGGTGCGTTGTGGCAACCTGGGTACAGGCTCTGGCGGCATGCGGGGTGATGGCCCCGCACCCAGCGCCTGAAAGCAGGTCAATCGTTGAAGCGAAAGTCAGGATGGCGGGCCTGCCATTCCTTGAGTTGCTTTTCGGCTGCGTCACGTGCGATGCCCTGACGTTCTTGCAGCGTCCCCAGAAACTGCTCGCGCTTGCCGTCGATGACGTCGAAGTCGTCGTTGGTGAGCTTGCCCCACTGCTCGATCATCTTGCCCTTGAACTGCTTCCAGTTGCCCTTGATGGTGTCTTCATTCATGGTGTGCATCCTCAAAAAACTTCGCGTCAGCCATCCACTCGGAATGCGTGGAACCTTTGCGTGATGCGATGGGGTTCACTGTAAAAATGATCTGGAGCAGGCGCCGTAGTCCATGCCACGCAGCACACGTCAGCACAGGACTACGGGCGTGACGGACATCGCCGATGAAGTCGCTCCCGCCCTCTGGCGAAGACCAGCGAGGGCTCCATGCAAGGTACAAGGTGTTGCAATGGCCCATCATTCAGGCCGTTGGCGCAGCGGGCATTGCATAGGCGTGTTTCGCTTGGTAACACTTGTGTTTCCAGGCGGGCGTGGCGTGTGATTTAGTCATGACTGTGCTGCCAGCGGCAGACTTTTTGACCACGACCACCATGACACATTCATACGAGGAGACTCTGACAACCGCGGTTGCAGAGGCACCAGAGGGCATGCCCCTTCCCCCCGAACACTCCACCATCGCCAGCAGGGCCCACCCGCCCTTGCTGACCGCGCTGTTTGCGTCCACCGCCCTGGCCGCCTGCGGAGGCGGCGGTGGCGACAGCGCGCCAGGCACGGGGACACCCAGTGCACCTGTGCCATCCACCCCCTCGCTGGGCAACTACGCCCATCCCTCCGCAAGCACGGACAACGAGGCCGCACGCTTTCTGTTGCAGGCACAGTTCTCTGCGTCGACCCCCGAGATTGCCGCGCTACGGTCAACCACCTATGCCAGCTGGCTGGACAGCCAGTTCAGCGCCTCCGCCAGCCAGACGGGCTGGGACTGGCTGAACCAGCGCGGTTATGCCGCCATCAGTGACGCTACGGCCTATTACGACAACTCCTACCCGGCCGACTACATGATCTGGAACCAGCTCATGAAGTCCCCCGACGGTCTGCGCAAGCGTGTGGCCCTGGCGCTCTCCGAAATCTGCGTGGTGTCGCTCACCGGGGTGGACATCACCTGGCGCTGCCACGCCATGGCCTGGTACTGGGACCAACTGGTCAACAACGCATTTGGCAACTACCGCTCAATCCTGGAAGACGTCACGCTCAACGCGGCCATGGGTTACTACCTCAACACCCGTGGCAACCAGAAAGAGAACGCGGCCACGGGCCGCCAGCCGGATGAGAACTACGCCCGTGAGGTGATGCAGCTCATGTCCATCGGGCTGGTGGAACTCAACCCCGATGGAACCGCCAAGAAGGACGGCGCGGGCAAACCCATCGACAGCTACACGATGAACGACGTGACCCATCTGGCACGCGTCTTCACCGGCTACGACTACGACCAGACGCAGAACGCGCCCACCACAGTGCCGGGCACGTCGCGTGTGGTGTCCAACACCACATTCGCGCGCCTGCCCATGGCGCTCAATACCTCACGCCATTCCACGCTGGCCGCTACCTTCCTCGGCACCACCGTGCCAGCCAACACTGCCGGGGCCGCTGCGCTCAAGACCGCGCTGGACACCCTGTTCAACCACCCCAACGTAGGCCCATTCATTGGCAAACAGCTGATTCAGCGCCTGGTCACCAGCAATCCGTCGCCCGCTTACGTGGCCCGTGTGACGGCGGCTTTCAATAACAACGGAGCGGGTGTGCGCGGCGACCTGCGCGCCGTGGTCAAGGCCATCTTGCTGGACGACGAGGCACGCGCGCCCGCCGGGCTCACCCAGCCGGGCTTTGGCAAGCTGCGCGAGCCCATGCTGCGCTTCGTGCAGTGGGGCCGCACCTTTGGCCTGAACTCGGCCCAGGGCAGCTGGAAGATCGGCGACCTGAGCGACCCAGGCTCCCGCCTGGGGCAAAGCCCGCTGCGCTCGCCCTCGGTGTTCAATTTTTTCCGGCCTGGCTATGTGCCACCCTCGACCGCGCTGGCGGCCAGCGGCGCCGTGGCGCCCGAGTTCCAGCTGGTCAACGAAAGCAGTGTGGGCGGCTACCTGAACTACATGCAGGGCGTCATCCGCAACGGCATCTACGTCAACGCCCCTGATCTGCCCAACAACGGCAGCACCCCCAGCAATGGCTACGACATCAAGGCCCCCTACACGAACGAACTGGCGCTGGTCACCGACGCCGATGCCCTGGTCGCCCGCATCAACCTGCTGATGTGCGCAGGCCAGTTGTCGGCAGCCACGGTCAAGCTCATTTCGGATGCATTGAAGGCAACGCCCGTCACGGCGGCCAGCACCGACAGCGCCAAGCTCGACCGTGTGGCTGCCGCCATCTTCCTGGTGATGGCTGCGGCCGAATACCTCGTTCAAAAGTAAGCCCCCATCACCGTCTCCGACAGAACCGAAGAAGCCACGCCATGCATCTGCTTCAACCAGAACTCCACACCCGCCGCGCGTTTCTGCGCCGCTCCACCCAGCTGGGCCTTGCGGGCACGGCCCTGCCCTTTGCGCTGAACCTGGCCGCCATGGGCGAGGCAGCCGCCTTCACCGCCACCGACTACAAAGCCCTGGTCTGCGTCTTCCTCTACGGCGGCAACGACTACGCCAATACCGTCATCACCTACGACGACGACAGCTACAACCGCTACAACACCATCCGGGGCGGCGGCGGCGGGCAAACGGCGGGCGGCATTGCGCTGGCCAAGGCAGCCCTCGCCCCCACGCTGCTGACCCCCACCACAGCCCTGCCCGGGGGCCGCCAATACGCGCTGCACCCGGCCATGACGGGGCTGGCGGGCCTCTTCAACAGCGGCAAGGCCGCCGTGCAGCTCAACGTCGGCCCGCTGGTCGTGCCCCTGACCCGCACGCAGTACAACAGCGCCGACCGCGCCACCTACCCCGTGCCGCCCAAGCTGTTCTCGCACAACGACCAGCAGTCGGTATGGCAGTCGTCATCACCCGAAGGCTCCACCGTCGGCTGGGGTGGCAACGTCGGCGACCTGGCGCTGTCGTCCAACGGCAACTCGCTGTTCACCTGTATCTCGGTCACGGGCAATGCGGTGTTCCTGTCGGGCGACTCGGCCTTGCAGTACCAGGTGAGCACCAATGGCGCGGTCGCCATCAGCGGGGTGAAGAACAAGGTGTATGGTTCGTCGGCGGTACAGAGCGCGCTCTCTTCGCTGATCCAGCAAACCAGCACACAGACCCTGGAGAACGAGTACAACCGCATCACCACCCGCGCCGTCACGGCCGAAAGCCAGATCACGAGCGCGCTGTCGGCCGTGACGCTAACCACCCCCTTCCCCAGCAACAACTCGCTGGCCAACCAGATGAAGATGGTGGCGCGCCTGATCGGCGCCCGCACAGCGCTGGGCAGCAAACGCCAAGTGTTCATGGTGTCGCTGGGCGGCTTTGACCTGCACGACAACCTCATCGCGCAACAGCCGGTGCTGATGCAGCGTGTGAGCGAGGCCATGACCGCCTTCTACAACGCCACCGTGGAGCTGGGCGTGGCCGACAAGGTCACCGCTTTCACTGCCTCCGATTTTGGTCGCACGCTCAGCTCCAACGGCGACGGCTCAGACCACGGCTGGGGCAGCCACCATCTGGTGGTCGGCGGGGCGGTCAAAGGCAAGGCGTTTTATGGCAGCGCGCCGCCCGTCAGCACCACCAACACCGCAGCCCCCGAGGACCAGTGGCATGTGGGCCAGGGCCGCCTGCTGCCCACCACCTCGGTGGACCAATACGCGGCCACCTTGGCCAAGTGGTTTGGCGTGGCCGATGCCGAGATGGCCAGCGTGCTGCCCAACATCACACACTTCGGCACAGCGGCCGGGCGGCCAGACTACCCGGTGGACCTGGGGTTTTTGTAGTTCCTACAGGCCGCCTTGCACGCGGACAGCTGCAGGGCGAGCCCCTTTCCCGCCATCCCGGTACCATCCCGGATGGCGGCTATGAAAGCTACTGGCCCAGTTGCTCCACCCACACGGCCAGCTCACCCGCCAGCTGGCTGGACGCCGCCGCCAGCGCGGCCACGCCGCCCGCCGCGTCGGCTGAGCGTGCGGGCTGTTGCACGATAAACACCCGCTGCCCACGCAGCGATTCGCCCGCTGGGGTCAGCTCGACCACCGTGGCGCGCAGGCGCACCACACCAGCACTGTCGGTGGCGCTGGTGAACAGGTGGCTGAACTCCTCCAGTTCGGTGCGCAGCACCAGGGGCAGCTTGCCGCCCTGGGCCGGGTCTCGTGCCTGGGCGGCGCCGTCGTCGGCTTTCAGGACGGCGCGGCGCTGGCCAAGCTGTTCGCGCAGGCGTTGTTGCAACAGTTGCGCGGGCGGCTGGCTCCAGCGGGCCTGGCTGTACGGGCGCAGTTGCTGGGCGTCGGCATAGGCCAGGCGGTAGAGCACGGCGTTGCTGCCCTCGGGCAGGCCCGGGGCTTCCACGTCAGCCAGCGCCAGCGGGGGAAGGGGTGCACGGCGGTCCGCAGGTGCTGTGGCCACGGTGCCTGCGCCAAAGTCATACAGCGCAGGACGCGCTGGCGGTGCTGGCAAGGCCGAGCAGCCAGCCAGCACCAGCAACGCAGCCGATAAGTTCAGGCGAAAAATGGCACCAGCGCTTGATTCATAAGCGCTGGCAGCTATGTTTTTGATAGTTTCATGCATAACCATTCCTCAAGGTGCCGCAAAACCCTGCTCACCAGGCCCGGGCGGGATGCGGCCCGAACCATAGATGAACAACTGTGGGTTGTCAGAAATGCCCCCGGCCGCCCGCCCCAACTGGCGCGCAGCCCGTGAGGTGTCGTCGGCGGCACGGTTCACGCGCGGCAGGGTGGCTGCGCTGAACTGATCGGCCGCCCGGGCCAGGGACTGGGTGCCGATGGTGATCTGGTCGATGGCGCCGCCCTCGGCGTTCAGGCGCTGGGTGGTTTTGCCCAGGTCCGCCGCCAAGGCAGACACGCTGGAGCCTGCCTGCTGTAGCGACTGCAAGGTCTGGCGCGCGTCGCTGGCCAGGGGTGGCAAAGCGGCCAATGCGGGGTCCAGGCGCTGGGTCACGGTGGCATCCAGCCGCTGGGTCAAGGTGTTGACGCTGCCTGCGGCCTGGCCGATGTGGGAGAGCGCTTCCGTCAGCTTTTGCTGGTTGTTGTCGCCGAGCAGCTGGTTGATGCGGCGGGTGGCCTCTTCCACCTGGTTCAGGATCGCCGGGGCCTGCTCGGCCAGCTTGCCAAACGGTGACGGCTTCAGTGGCAGACGCGGCAGGCCGCTGGGGCCGGGGGGCAGTTCGGGATAGGGATTGTCGGCATCGTCCAGCTGCACATGGGCCAGGCCCGTAACGCCCTGATAGCCCAGCACGGCAAACGTGGTGGGACTGATGGGGGCCTGTTCGTTGACAGCGATGCGGATCAGCACATTGCCGGTGACCTGGGGGTCAAACCCGATGCGCGTGACCTTTCCCACGGCCACGCCCTTGTAGCGCACAGTGGCCTGCGGCTGCAGGCCGCTCACGCCGTCGCGGGTAGAGAGTTCGTATTGCTCGTAGCTGGCGTTGTCACGTGTGAGCCAGACGGCCAGGCCCGCCAGCAGGGCTGCGACCACCAGCACAAAGACGCCGGCAGCCAGCGCGTGGGATTTGTTTTCCATCAGGGGTGTTCCTTGTCAGGCAGAGGCGCGGCCTCCTGCAGGGCGGGCGTTGCGGATGTCTGTACCGGGGCCATGGCGCGCTGGCCACGTTCGCCCATGAAGAAGTGTTCGATAAAGGGGTGCTTCACATGCGCGACCTCATAGGGAGGCCCGGTGACGATGACTTTTTTCTCGGCCAGCACCGCCACCCGGGTGCTGAGCGCGAACAGCGTGTCGAGGTCGTGTGTGACCATGACCACGGTCAGACCGAGCGCGGCGCGCAGCTCGCGCAGCAGCGCACAGAAGTCATCGGAACTGCTCGGGTCCAGGCCGGCCGTGGGCTCGTCGAGCAGCAGCAGGGGCGGGTCCATGATGAGCGCACGCGCCAGCGCTACCCGTTTGACCATGCCTCCCGACAGATCGGCCGGCATGCGCGTGGCGTGCTCGGGCTTGAGCCCCACCATCTGCAGCTTGACCAAGGCGGCATCGCGCACCAGCTCTGCGGGCAAGGTGCCCTGCTCGCGCAGTGCAAAGGCCACGTTGTCGAGCACATTGAAGGCCGAAAACAGCGCGCCATGCTGGAACAACATGCCCACCCGGCTGGCGGCGCCTTCACGCCCCATCTCCGATGCGGGACGGCCCAGCACCGTGACCTGGCCGCGCGTGGGCCGGGCCAGGCCCAGAATTTGCCGCAGCAACACGGTCTTGCCCGTGCCCGACCCCCCCACCAGCGACAGCATCTCGCCGGGCTGCACAGTGAACTCCAGGTCCTGGTGCACGGTGAAGGTTTCATCGCCCTTGCCAAACTGCGTCCACAGGCCTTGCACATCCACAATGGGCGGCTCGCCCGGCGCCACGGCAATGTGCTCGGGCTTGGCGATGCGCTCAGTCATGGCCGCCCTCCCCGTCCACCACCCATAGGCCCGCGGCGCACGATACCGTCGCGCCCCCATGCCAGTGCCACCGTGGAGCTGGCTTTGCCAGGCCACAGGTGGCGCCCCCCGTCGAGGGAATGACGCGAAGCGGCTCAGGGGGGCTTCCTGGTCATATTCCGATGTTCTTGAAAGCGATGGCAAACAATGCGTCCACGATGATGACCATGGTGATCGACGTGACCACTGAGGCCGTGGTGCCCTCGCCCAGGCTCTGGGTGTTGGGCTTCACCCGCAGCCCCCAGTGGCAACCGATGAGCGCGATGAACGCGCCAAACACCACTGACTTGGCCATGGCCAGGCCGAGGTTGCCCACCTTCACGGCGGCAGGCAACGCCTGCACAAAGTACGCAGGGGAGATGTCCATTACCAGATCGGCAGCCAGCATGCCGCCCGCCAGCGCGGCCAGTGTGGTCCACACGCTGATAAGTGGCATGGCCAGCGCCAGCGCGATGGTGCGTGGCATGACCAGCCGGAAGCCATGGGGAATGCCCATCACGCGCATGGCATCCAGTTCCTCGGTCACGCGCATCACGCCAATCTGCGCCGTGATCGACGACCCCGAGCGCCCTGCCACCAAAATGGCCGCGAGCATGGGCCCGAGTTCACGAATCAGCGAGATGCCCAGAATGTTGACGATGAACGACTCGGCACCGAACTGGCGCAGTTGCAAACTCATCAGATAGGCCAGCACCACACCGATCAAAAACCCCACCAGCGCCGTGATAGGCAGCGCCGTGGCGCCCATCCGGTACAGGTGACCCGACACATCACGCCACGGCCCCCGGCGCGGCGCACGCACCAGGCGGCCCATGTCCAGCACCAGCTGGCCCACCATCTCCAGCAGGTGGCGCCCGTGGTCTACGCCATGCAGCACCAGCACGCCCAGGTGATCAACCTGCTCGCCCAGGCGCCAGGGCTCGGGTGGCGGGGCAGTGGTGGTGAATTGAGCCACCCGCGCGAGCATGGTGCGCTGGCCGTCGGTGCAGGCCAGCTGTGCGGGCCAGGCGTGCTGCCAGTGGTTCCAGAGCAGTTGAGCGCCCACATGGTCCAGCCACTGCAGCTCCCGCAGGTCCCAGCCCAGAGCGGGAGCGACCATGTGGCTGCGCAACTGGTCAGACACCGCCTCCCACTGCGCCTCGGTGCCCAACTCGGCCGCCCCCCAGCGCCCACGCAACTGCGCACACGGCCCCTGGGGCGTATCGGCGCGAACAATGCGGGGGGCGTGGTCGGTCATGGGTCGGGCCACCAAAGCAGCCAGAAGGAAGAGGACGTCAAGAACCAGAAAGGAAGAGCGTGCATGGTAGCGGAGCAAATCGCGCACGCCCTGTCGGACACCGGCCTGTCAAACACAGACAGGCGCCGATGGTATGTAATTATTATCAAATCGGCACCTAGCGCAATAACAACAAGCGTCAGTAGCTACTAAAAATGTAGCAATAGGCACACACCCTATCGACAGCGCGCGCACCGTCCGCACAATGGCGCACCGTTACACCCCTCGAACCTTTTCCACCATTGCCCGCCCCAGCCCATGAGCGACACCACGTTTGACACCATCATCATCGGCGGGGGCACCGCAGGTGCCCTGCTGAGCAACCGCCTGAGCGCCGACGGCCGCCACCGTGTGCTGCTCATCGAAGCGGGCCGCAAAGACGACTACCACTGGATCCACATCCCCGTGGGCTACCTGTACTGCATCGGCAACCCGCGCACCGACTGGCTCTACAACACCGAACCCGACGCGGGCCTGAATGGCCGCACGCTGCGCTACCCGCGCGGCAAAACGCTGGGCGGCTGCAGCAGCATCAACGGCATGATCTACATGCGCGGCCAGGCGCGTGACTACGACCAGTGGGCTGAACTGACCGGCGACGCCAGCTGGCGCTGGGACAACGCCCTGCCCTACTTCCGCCGCCACGAAGACCACTGGCGCCTGGACCAGCCCGGCGGCGTGAATGAAAACTTCAAACGCCTGCACGGCAATAAGGCCACCGGCAGCACCGGCGAGTGGCGCGTAGAGAAGCAGCGCCTGCGCTGGGACGTACTGGATGCGTTTTCCCAGGCCGCGCAACAGGCAGGCATCCCGGCCACCGACGATTTCAACGGCGGCAGCAACGAGGGTGTGGGCTACTTCGAGGTCAACCAAAAGAGCGGCTGGCGCTGGAACACAGCCAAAGCCTTTTTGCGCCCCACCTGCTATGGCCGACCCAACTTCGAGATGTGGACCAGCGCACAAGCGGCCAAGCTCATCATCGAGACGCAACCCGACGGCAGCAAACGCTGCACCGGCGTACAGGTATGGGACGGCCGCGAGATGGTCACGGCCCGTGCTACGGACGAGGTGATCCTCTGCGCGGGCGCCGTCAACTCGCCGCAGCTGCTGCAGCTCTCGGGCATCGGCCCCGCCGCGCTGCTGCGCCAGCATGGCGTGGAAGTCGTGCACGACTTGCCCGGTGTGGGCGCCAACCTGCAGGACCACCTGCAGATCCGCGCGGTGTTCAAGGTGCAAGGGGTACAGACACTCAACACCATGGCCAACTCGCTCTGGGGCAAGGCCAAGATCGGGCTCGAATACGCGACCAAACGCAGCGGCCCCATGAGCATGGCGCCCTCGCAATTGGGCGCTTTTACCCGCAGCGACCCCAGCCAGCCTTATCCCAACATCGAGTACCACGTGCAGCCGCTCTCGCTCGACGCTTTTGGCGAGCCGCTGCACAGCTTCCCGGCCTTTACCGCCAGCGTGTGCAACCTCAACCCCACCAGCCGGGGCACGGTGAACATCAAAAGTGCGGACTTCAAGGCCGCCCCGGCCATCGCCCCCAACTACCTCAGCACACCCGAAGACCGCCAGGTGGCGGCCGACAGTCTGCGCGTCACGCGCCGCATCGTGGCCCAGCCCGCGCTGGCCCAATACCAGCCCGAGGAATGGAAACCTGGCGTGCAGTTTGAAAGCGACGAAGACCTGGCCCGCCTGGCCGGTGACATTGCCACCACCATCTTCCACCCCGTGGGCACCACCAAGATGGGGCGCGACGACGACCCGATGGCCGTGCTGGATTCACAACTGCGTGTACGCGGCATTGCCGGGCTGCGCGTGGTGGATGCGGGGGCCATGCCCACCATCACGAGCGGCAACACCAACTCGCCCACGCTGATGCTGGCCGAGAAAGCGGCCGAGTGGATCATCCAGGCACGGCGCTAGGAGAGGCTTCATGCATCGAGCGAACGGCGGGCGCTGCGGTTCGGGATGGGCGGCTAGGGATCCTCTGCACGAATCAAGTGGTAAGGGTGCGCTGCGGATCGGGATGGGCTGCAAGGCGCAAAACGCAGCAATAGCGGTAGCTATTGCGAGTATTTGCAACACGGCAGACCGCCCGGGGCCGCAGATGCACACGGCACGCTGATTCGTGCAGAGGGTCCCTAGGCGCAAAGCACACCGATAGTCGCGGCTATTGCGAGCATTTGCAACGCCGCAGACCACCCGAGTCCGCAGATGCACACGTCGCGGGGATTCGTGAAACGCGTCCTTAGCGTGAGTACCATCGCACCGATGTACTCATCCACGTTCATCTTCGCCACCAAGCAGTTCGACGACACCTTTCACCGCCTGGACGAAGCCATTGCCACAGCGGCCCGCTCTATCGACGGCTACCTGGGCGAGGAATCGTGGGAAGACTCCGCCAGAGGCCTGGTGTCCAACGTCTACTACTGGAAGTCACTCGAAGCCTTGCAGGCGCTGATGCAGCACCCCACTCACCTGGAGGCGAAGGCCGCGCAAGCCCAGTGGCTCAACGGCTACCAGGTCGTCATCGCTCAGGTGCTGCGTACCTATGGTGACGACAAGCTGGCCGGGCTGCTGCCCACAGCGGGGCTGTTCGCCCAGGGCGCAACACAGCACTGATCAAGCGGTGACCCCGGTCAGCGGGGCCAGCACTTTATCGGATACCTCCCACATAGCGGGGCACCTCGGGTGGCGGCGGCACAATTCGCTCACGCACCGCCTGCGCAGCCACGTCGAGCAGGGGCCTGCGCGCTGCTGGCGAGGGCACCCGGTGCAGGACATGGTCCAGCCGGTCAGCCCACTCCGCCAGTTCGGGGACGTTGTCTTCCTGGGCGCGCTGGCGCGCAAAACGCACGATCTCCATCGCATAGTCGGCATTGACGGCCATCCATTCGGTGTCGGTCACACGCCCCGTCTTGCGGCGCAGCAGCACATGCAGATGGGCGGCAATGGCGAGCTTGTCGGAATCGGGCATGGAGTCTCCTTTTAAGCCGTTCAACCGTTCAGGCGCTCGCGGTGCTGGGCGATGTCGAGTCCGGTCTGCTCGCTCTGCTCGTCCACGCGCAGCCCCATCGCGAAGTTGATGATCCACAGCAGCGCGGCCGTCATCACCAGGCTGTAGGTCATCACCGCACCCACCCCAATGGCCTGGGTCAGCAAGCTGCCCTGCACGCCCCCCACCGTCTTGCTGGCCAGCACGCCCGTCAGCAGCGAACCCACGATGCCGCCAATGCCGTGCACGCCAAACACATCCAGCGAATCATCGGCACGCAGCAATCGCTTGAGCCCCGTGGCCCCCCAGTAGCACGCCAGCCCGGCCACCAGGCCAATCACCACTGCAGATCGCAGCGTGACAAAACCCGCTGCGGGTGTGATGGCCACCAACCCGGCCACCAACCCAGAACACAGCCCCAGCAAAGAGGGCCGCCCGCGCACCACCCATTCACCCAGCATCCACGACAGCGCACCAGCGGCAGCGGCCAAGTGCGTGACCGCCATGGCCAGGCCCGCGCGTCCATCGGCTGCCACCGCAGACCCCGCGTTGAAGCCAAACCAGCCCACCCACAACATGCCAGCGCCCGCCATGGTGAGCCCCAGGTTGTAGGGTTCGAAGGGCTCGCGCCCGTAACCCGCGCGGCGGCCCAGAAACCAAGCGCACACCAATCCGGCCACACCGGCATTCACGTGCACCACCGAGCCACCGGCAAAATCCAGCGCCCCCATCTGGGCCAGCCAGCCGCCCGGCTCCCACACCCAGTGCGCCACAGGGGCATAGACCACCAGAGTCCACAGGCTGATGAACACCAGCATGGCCGAAAACCGCATGCGCTCGACAAACGCTCCCACCAGCAACGCGGCGGTAATGATGGCGAACGTGAGCTGGAACATCGCATACACAGACTCGGGAATCTGCGGCGCAATGTGGCTCACAGCCAGCTTCCCGGCCTCCAACTGAAAGTCGAGCCCTGTGAACCAGGCACGGTCCCAGCCCCCCAGCCAGGCGCTACCTGGCGTGAAAGCCAGCGAGTACCCCACCGCAAACCAAAGCAGACTGACCAGCGCCGCGATGGCCACCACGCTG includes:
- a CDS encoding CsbD family protein, which encodes MNEDTIKGNWKQFKGKMIEQWGKLTNDDFDVIDGKREQFLGTLQERQGIARDAAEKQLKEWQARHPDFRFND
- a CDS encoding DUF1800 family protein produces the protein MPLPPEHSTIASRAHPPLLTALFASTALAACGGGGGDSAPGTGTPSAPVPSTPSLGNYAHPSASTDNEAARFLLQAQFSASTPEIAALRSTTYASWLDSQFSASASQTGWDWLNQRGYAAISDATAYYDNSYPADYMIWNQLMKSPDGLRKRVALALSEICVVSLTGVDITWRCHAMAWYWDQLVNNAFGNYRSILEDVTLNAAMGYYLNTRGNQKENAATGRQPDENYAREVMQLMSIGLVELNPDGTAKKDGAGKPIDSYTMNDVTHLARVFTGYDYDQTQNAPTTVPGTSRVVSNTTFARLPMALNTSRHSTLAATFLGTTVPANTAGAAALKTALDTLFNHPNVGPFIGKQLIQRLVTSNPSPAYVARVTAAFNNNGAGVRGDLRAVVKAILLDDEARAPAGLTQPGFGKLREPMLRFVQWGRTFGLNSAQGSWKIGDLSDPGSRLGQSPLRSPSVFNFFRPGYVPPSTALAASGAVAPEFQLVNESSVGGYLNYMQGVIRNGIYVNAPDLPNNGSTPSNGYDIKAPYTNELALVTDADALVARINLLMCAGQLSAATVKLISDALKATPVTAASTDSAKLDRVAAAIFLVMAAAEYLVQK
- a CDS encoding DUF1501 domain-containing protein; this translates as MHLLQPELHTRRAFLRRSTQLGLAGTALPFALNLAAMGEAAAFTATDYKALVCVFLYGGNDYANTVITYDDDSYNRYNTIRGGGGGQTAGGIALAKAALAPTLLTPTTALPGGRQYALHPAMTGLAGLFNSGKAAVQLNVGPLVVPLTRTQYNSADRATYPVPPKLFSHNDQQSVWQSSSPEGSTVGWGGNVGDLALSSNGNSLFTCISVTGNAVFLSGDSALQYQVSTNGAVAISGVKNKVYGSSAVQSALSSLIQQTSTQTLENEYNRITTRAVTAESQITSALSAVTLTTPFPSNNSLANQMKMVARLIGARTALGSKRQVFMVSLGGFDLHDNLIAQQPVLMQRVSEAMTAFYNATVELGVADKVTAFTASDFGRTLSSNGDGSDHGWGSHHLVVGGAVKGKAFYGSAPPVSTTNTAAPEDQWHVGQGRLLPTTSVDQYAATLAKWFGVADAEMASVLPNITHFGTAAGRPDYPVDLGFL
- a CDS encoding ABC-type transport auxiliary lipoprotein family protein, whose amino-acid sequence is MHETIKNIAASAYESSAGAIFRLNLSAALLVLAGCSALPAPPARPALYDFGAGTVATAPADRRAPLPPLALADVEAPGLPEGSNAVLYRLAYADAQQLRPYSQARWSQPPAQLLQQRLREQLGQRRAVLKADDGAAQARDPAQGGKLPLVLRTELEEFSHLFTSATDSAGVVRLRATVVELTPAGESLRGQRVFIVQQPARSADAAGGVAALAAASSQLAGELAVWVEQLGQ
- a CDS encoding MlaD family protein, whose amino-acid sequence is MENKSHALAAGVFVLVVAALLAGLAVWLTRDNASYEQYELSTRDGVSGLQPQATVRYKGVAVGKVTRIGFDPQVTGNVLIRIAVNEQAPISPTTFAVLGYQGVTGLAHVQLDDADNPYPELPPGPSGLPRLPLKPSPFGKLAEQAPAILNQVEEATRRINQLLGDNNQQKLTEALSHIGQAAGSVNTLTQRLDATVTQRLDPALAALPPLASDARQTLQSLQQAGSSVSALAADLGKTTQRLNAEGGAIDQITIGTQSLARAADQFSAATLPRVNRAADDTSRAARQLGRAAGGISDNPQLFIYGSGRIPPGPGEQGFAAP
- a CDS encoding ABC transporter ATP-binding protein, producing the protein MTERIAKPEHIAVAPGEPPIVDVQGLWTQFGKGDETFTVHQDLEFTVQPGEMLSLVGGSGTGKTVLLRQILGLARPTRGQVTVLGRPASEMGREGAASRVGMLFQHGALFSAFNVLDNVAFALREQGTLPAELVRDAALVKLQMVGLKPEHATRMPADLSGGMVKRVALARALIMDPPLLLLDEPTAGLDPSSSDDFCALLRELRAALGLTVVMVTHDLDTLFALSTRVAVLAEKKVIVTGPPYEVAHVKHPFIEHFFMGERGQRAMAPVQTSATPALQEAAPLPDKEHP
- a CDS encoding ABC transporter permease: MTDHAPRIVRADTPQGPCAQLRGRWGAAELGTEAQWEAVSDQLRSHMVAPALGWDLRELQWLDHVGAQLLWNHWQHAWPAQLACTDGQRTMLARVAQFTTTAPPPEPWRLGEQVDHLGVLVLHGVDHGRHLLEMVGQLVLDMGRLVRAPRRGPWRDVSGHLYRMGATALPITALVGFLIGVVLAYLMSLQLRQFGAESFIVNILGISLIRELGPMLAAILVAGRSGSSITAQIGVMRVTEELDAMRVMGIPHGFRLVMPRTIALALAMPLISVWTTLAALAGGMLAADLVMDISPAYFVQALPAAVKVGNLGLAMAKSVVFGAFIALIGCHWGLRVKPNTQSLGEGTTASVVTSITMVIIVDALFAIAFKNIGI
- a CDS encoding GMC family oxidoreductase, translating into MSDTTFDTIIIGGGTAGALLSNRLSADGRHRVLLIEAGRKDDYHWIHIPVGYLYCIGNPRTDWLYNTEPDAGLNGRTLRYPRGKTLGGCSSINGMIYMRGQARDYDQWAELTGDASWRWDNALPYFRRHEDHWRLDQPGGVNENFKRLHGNKATGSTGEWRVEKQRLRWDVLDAFSQAAQQAGIPATDDFNGGSNEGVGYFEVNQKSGWRWNTAKAFLRPTCYGRPNFEMWTSAQAAKLIIETQPDGSKRCTGVQVWDGREMVTARATDEVILCAGAVNSPQLLQLSGIGPAALLRQHGVEVVHDLPGVGANLQDHLQIRAVFKVQGVQTLNTMANSLWGKAKIGLEYATKRSGPMSMAPSQLGAFTRSDPSQPYPNIEYHVQPLSLDAFGEPLHSFPAFTASVCNLNPTSRGTVNIKSADFKAAPAIAPNYLSTPEDRQVAADSLRVTRRIVAQPALAQYQPEEWKPGVQFESDEDLARLAGDIATTIFHPVGTTKMGRDDDPMAVLDSQLRVRGIAGLRVVDAGAMPTITSGNTNSPTLMLAEKAAEWIIQARR
- a CDS encoding antibiotic biosynthesis monooxygenase; protein product: MYSSTFIFATKQFDDTFHRLDEAIATAARSIDGYLGEESWEDSARGLVSNVYYWKSLEALQALMQHPTHLEAKAAQAQWLNGYQVVIAQVLRTYGDDKLAGLLPTAGLFAQGATQH